The sequence CCTCCTGACCAACGCCCTCGGCACCAATCTCGGCATGTGGGAGCCGCAGCTCCCGGCGCTGCGCGAGCATTTCCGCTTGATCCGCTTCGACGACCGGGGCCATGGCGGCTCCGACGTGCCCGATACGCCCTATACGATCGACCGGCTCGGCCGCGATGCGCGCGGCGTGCTCGACGCGGTCGACGTCGAAACGGCGCATGTCGTCGGCCTGTCCAAGGGCGGCATGGTCGCTGCCTGGCTGGCCGCCAACAAGCCGGACTATGTCGAGAAGCTGGTGATTTGCGCCTCGGCGCCGCATCTGCCGCCGCGCGACATGTGGGAAGGCCGGGCCAAGACGGCGCGCAACGAAGGCCTGTCGGCGCTCGTCGACGCCGTGATCGGCCGCTGGTTCCAGGAAAGTTTTCGCGCCGCCCACCCGGAAACCGTGGCCCGCATCCGCGAGATGATTCTCGATACGCCGGCCGAGGGCTATGCCGCCTGCTGCGAGGCGCTGGGCGAGATGGACCTGCGCGAGGACCTCGCCTTGATCCAGACGCCGACCCTGGTGATCTGTGCCGACCACGATGCGACGGTGCAGCCGGCCAAGGCGCGCGAATGGGTGTCGCATATCGACGGCGCCCGGATGGAAGTCATCCGGAACGCCGCGCATCTTTGCAATGTCGAGCAGCCCGAGGCGTTCAACCGCATCCTGCTCGACTTCCTCCTGGCCTGATCAGGCGCGCTCGCGCTTCAGCAGCGCGTCGACGCTCCAGCGGCCGGGGCCGGCGAAGACCAGATACAGGAAGATGAAGCAATAGAGGATGGCGGCGTCGCCGCCATTCAGCACCGGGTAGACGCTCCGCGGTGCATGGGCCATCCAGTATGCGAAGGCCATCAGGCCGGACAGCACGAAGGCGACCGGGCGCGAGAACAGCCCGATCAGCAGCAGGAAACCGCCGACCAGTTCCAGCATGCCCGCCGTCCACGAAAGACTGAACATGGCCGGCGCTTTATCCGAAGCCGGGAAGCCGAGAATCTTCTGCGTTCCGTGCGCCATGAAGATCAACGAAGAAACGATGCGCAACAACCCAAGCGTATAAGGCTGAAACTTAGAAACCTTCTCAAATAGCACTGTCAACATCTCCAGGTGATCGGTGCGCCCCTGCTAACACAGCATCAGGGATCGCGCCTAGCACAGGGCGACATCGAGACGGGGACAGAAGATAAACTTATGATCACGCAAACGTGATCACATATTGGGATAGTTGGGCCCGCCGGCGCCCTCGGGCGTCGTCCAGTTGATGTTCTGGTTCGGGTCCTTGATATCGCAGGTCTTGCAGTGGACGCAGTTCTGCGCGTTGATCACGAAGCGCGGCCCGTTCGGCTCTTCCACCCACTCATAGACGCCGGCCGGGCAATAGCGGGCCGAGGGTCCGGCATAGACGTCGTGTTCCGAGGTCTTCTGTAGCGCCGGGTCCAGCACCTGCAGATGGATCGGCTGGTCTTCCTCATGGTTGGTGTTCGACAGGAACACCGAGGAAAGACGATCGAAGGTCAACACGCCGTCCGGCTTGGGATAGGCGATCTTCTTGCATTCGGCCGCCGGGCGCGTCGCGGCAAAGTCCGGCTTGCCGTGCTTCAGCGTACCGAAAAGGGTGAAGCCGAGCGTGTTGGCCCACATGTCGATGCCGCCGGCGAGGATGCCGCCCAGCGTGCCGAGCTTCGACCAGAGCGGCTTGACGTTGCGCACCGTCTTCAGGTCGCGGCCGATCGGCCCCTTGCGCCAGTTCGCCTCATAGCCCAGCAGTT is a genomic window of Kaistia defluvii containing:
- the pcaD gene encoding 3-oxoadipate enol-lactonase, which encodes MPLIAMDDRIRLNVEADPDNGKPPLLLTNALGTNLGMWEPQLPALREHFRLIRFDDRGHGGSDVPDTPYTIDRLGRDARGVLDAVDVETAHVVGLSKGGMVAAWLAANKPDYVEKLVICASAPHLPPRDMWEGRAKTARNEGLSALVDAVIGRWFQESFRAAHPETVARIREMILDTPAEGYAACCEALGEMDLREDLALIQTPTLVICADHDATVQPAKAREWVSHIDGARMEVIRNAAHLCNVEQPEAFNRILLDFLLA
- a CDS encoding DoxX family protein, whose protein sequence is MLTVLFEKVSKFQPYTLGLLRIVSSLIFMAHGTQKILGFPASDKAPAMFSLSWTAGMLELVGGFLLLIGLFSRPVAFVLSGLMAFAYWMAHAPRSVYPVLNGGDAAILYCFIFLYLVFAGPGRWSVDALLKRERA